Proteins encoded within one genomic window of Flavobacterium gilvum:
- the obgE gene encoding GTPase ObgE, giving the protein MTEGNFVDYVKIYVSSGKGGKGSTHLHREKFIEKGGPDGGDGGRGGHVYLVGSKGLWTLFHLKFARHIKAGHGGDGGSDRSTGADGEDKYIEVPLGTVVKDKETGETLFEITEEGEKKILAKGGKGGLGNWHFRSPTNQTPRYAQPGLPGLEMDVILELKVLADVGLVGFPNAGKSTLLSVLTSAKPKIADYPFTTLKPNLGIVAYRDFQSFVIADIPGIIEGAAEGKGLGHYFLRHIERNSTLLFLVPVDTPNIKEEYDILVNELTKYNPEMLDKERLVVISKCDMLDDELKAELKTELDVSFKGVPYMFISSVAQQGLTELKDKLWKMLNE; this is encoded by the coding sequence ATGACAGAGGGGAATTTTGTAGATTACGTAAAAATTTATGTTTCTTCAGGAAAAGGAGGAAAAGGATCTACGCATTTGCATAGAGAAAAATTTATTGAAAAAGGTGGGCCAGACGGTGGTGACGGTGGTCGCGGAGGACACGTTTATTTGGTGGGCAGCAAAGGACTCTGGACTTTGTTTCACTTGAAATTTGCCCGACATATCAAAGCAGGACATGGTGGAGACGGAGGCTCAGACCGAAGCACCGGCGCCGATGGAGAGGATAAATATATCGAAGTTCCGTTGGGGACTGTCGTAAAAGATAAAGAAACAGGCGAAACGCTTTTTGAAATTACCGAAGAAGGAGAGAAAAAAATATTAGCCAAAGGAGGTAAAGGAGGTCTTGGAAACTGGCATTTCAGAAGTCCGACGAATCAAACACCAAGATATGCACAGCCAGGGTTGCCAGGTTTGGAAATGGATGTTATTTTGGAATTAAAAGTTCTGGCCGATGTAGGTTTGGTAGGTTTTCCAAATGCAGGAAAATCAACTTTATTGTCGGTTTTGACTTCGGCGAAGCCAAAAATTGCCGATTATCCGTTTACCACATTAAAACCAAATCTTGGAATTGTGGCTTACAGAGATTTTCAGTCATTTGTAATTGCAGATATTCCTGGAATTATTGAAGGTGCCGCCGAAGGTAAAGGTTTGGGGCATTATTTCCTGCGTCATATCGAGCGTAACTCGACTTTATTGTTTTTAGTTCCTGTGGATACACCAAACATCAAGGAAGAATATGATATTTTGGTAAACGAATTGACCAAATACAATCCCGAAATGCTGGATAAAGAACGTTTGGTTGTGATTTCAAAATGTGATATGCTTGATGATGAATTGAAAGCCGAATTGAAAACTGAACTGGATGTTTCTTTCAAAGGTGTTCCGTATATGTTTATTTCCTCGGTTGCACAGCAAGGCTTGACCGAATTGAAAGACAAATTGTGGAAAATGCTGAATGAATAA
- a CDS encoding adenylate kinase yields MINIVLFGKPGAGKGTQAEFLKEKYNLTHISTGDVFRYNLKNDTPLGKEARVYMDAGDLVPDELTTKMLIDEVNKNLDSKGFLFDGYPRTISQAEALDAFLPTIGSNVAATIALEADDNILVARLLERGKTSGRADDQDEDKIRNRYQEYNEKTAPLVGYYKDQNKFHAVNGIGSIQEITERLTTVIDNL; encoded by the coding sequence ATGATCAATATAGTTTTATTTGGTAAGCCAGGAGCAGGAAAAGGAACTCAGGCAGAGTTTTTAAAAGAAAAATATAATTTAACTCACATTTCAACAGGAGATGTTTTTCGTTACAACCTGAAAAACGATACCCCATTGGGAAAAGAAGCTAGAGTGTATATGGATGCCGGCGACTTGGTTCCAGATGAGTTGACTACCAAAATGCTTATCGATGAAGTAAATAAAAATTTGGATTCCAAAGGATTTTTATTCGATGGATATCCAAGAACAATTTCCCAAGCCGAAGCATTGGATGCATTTTTGCCAACAATCGGTTCAAATGTGGCTGCAACAATAGCATTGGAAGCTGATGACAATATTTTGGTAGCCCGATTATTAGAAAGAGGAAAAACTAGCGGAAGAGCAGATGATCAGGACGAAGACAAAATCAGAAATCGTTACCAAGAATACAACGAAAAAACAGCTCCTTTAGTAGGATATTATAAAGATCAAAATAAATTTCACGCCGTAAACGGAATAGGAAGTATTCAGGAAATTACGGAAAGATTAACGACAGTTATCGATAATTTATAG
- a CDS encoding S46 family peptidase produces MKKIILFLTVCLLAIPVRADEGMWFLMFIERLNHRDMEKMGLQLTAEEIYSINHHSLKDAIVQFNGGCTAEIVSNSGLVLTNHHCGYSAIAELSTAEQNHLRDGFWAKNRSEELKPKSLYVRFFVRMDDVSKRILSKVNDKMTETERNKVIQQEIALIEKENSEGGKYTVSVRPFFQGNEYYYFVYQDYTDVRLVGTPPESVGKFGGDTDNWEWPRQTGDFSMFRVYADKNGNPAEYSKDNVPLQPKHYLPVSIKGVKENDFAMILGYPGRTNRWMPAGGIEQNIKYAYPAWVEGAKTGMDQMKKYMDKDVAVRLQYASKYASTANYWKNRQGMIDALTKAGTVATKTKQEVAFSQWAAKPENKGKYGNIISTINDYYKNTDLKARHDNYLTQLLRTSNYAVGPTNLGNALLSYYKENDAKKAEMLPKINALIGTIYGSFYAPLEKDVLTAQLNLYASKAIEFGLAPEIAKMKSANNGDFTADVNKAIGTSIFASKESVAAFMNNPKAELIAADPLFIISNDLLAKYRAKTDDQAKADDNFATAYRLLVEGLRESKLNTIKYPDANSTLRLTYGKVRALPADKRNDAKINNYTSMESMVKKYKAGDQEFDLPARLLELNKAKDFGQYADKAGYMPVNFLTDNDITGGNSGSPVLNGKGELIGIAFDGNIEAMAGDVIFDPKLQRTINVDIRYVLWLIDKYAGAKNIIDELTIKK; encoded by the coding sequence ATGAAAAAGATAATTTTATTTTTAACCGTTTGCTTATTAGCAATCCCGGTAAGAGCCGATGAAGGAATGTGGTTCTTAATGTTTATTGAAAGACTCAACCATAGGGATATGGAGAAAATGGGACTTCAATTGACAGCCGAAGAAATTTACAGCATTAATCATCATAGTTTAAAAGATGCAATTGTGCAATTCAATGGTGGATGTACAGCCGAGATTGTTTCAAATAGCGGTTTGGTACTTACAAACCACCATTGTGGATATAGTGCCATAGCTGAACTTTCGACAGCAGAACAAAATCATTTGAGAGATGGTTTTTGGGCCAAAAATCGTTCGGAGGAATTGAAACCAAAATCGTTATACGTGCGTTTCTTTGTTCGTATGGATGATGTTTCGAAACGAATTTTATCAAAAGTGAATGATAAAATGACCGAAACAGAACGTAATAAAGTAATTCAGCAAGAAATTGCTTTGATCGAAAAAGAAAATAGCGAAGGTGGAAAATACACTGTTTCTGTTCGTCCGTTTTTTCAGGGAAATGAATATTACTATTTTGTTTACCAGGATTATACAGATGTTCGTTTAGTAGGAACACCTCCGGAAAGTGTTGGTAAATTTGGTGGAGACACTGATAACTGGGAATGGCCTCGTCAAACGGGAGATTTCTCAATGTTTAGAGTATATGCGGATAAAAATGGAAATCCAGCCGAATATTCTAAAGACAATGTGCCTTTGCAGCCAAAACATTATTTGCCTGTAAGTATCAAAGGGGTAAAAGAAAATGATTTTGCCATGATTCTTGGTTATCCGGGGCGTACCAACCGTTGGATGCCGGCGGGCGGAATTGAGCAAAACATAAAATATGCTTATCCTGCCTGGGTTGAAGGTGCAAAAACCGGAATGGATCAAATGAAAAAGTATATGGATAAAGATGTTGCAGTTCGTTTGCAATACGCATCTAAATATGCTTCAACAGCAAATTACTGGAAAAATCGACAGGGGATGATTGATGCTTTAACAAAAGCAGGTACAGTGGCAACCAAAACTAAACAGGAAGTTGCATTTAGCCAGTGGGCAGCAAAACCGGAAAATAAAGGTAAGTACGGAAATATAATTTCGACAATTAATGATTATTATAAAAATACGGATCTAAAAGCACGTCATGATAATTATCTGACTCAGCTTTTGCGTACTTCAAATTATGCAGTTGGACCGACCAATTTAGGAAATGCTTTACTTTCTTACTATAAAGAAAATGACGCTAAAAAAGCCGAAATGCTTCCTAAGATTAACGCATTGATTGGGACTATTTATGGTAGTTTTTATGCGCCATTAGAAAAAGATGTATTGACTGCTCAATTGAATTTATATGCTTCTAAAGCCATTGAATTCGGCTTGGCTCCTGAAATTGCTAAAATGAAATCAGCAAATAATGGTGATTTTACTGCAGATGTAAACAAGGCAATTGGCACTAGTATTTTTGCTTCGAAAGAATCGGTTGCGGCTTTTATGAATAATCCAAAAGCAGAATTAATTGCAGCTGATCCTTTGTTTATTATTTCGAATGATTTGTTGGCAAAATATAGAGCGAAAACTGATGATCAGGCAAAAGCAGATGATAATTTTGCAACAGCTTATCGCTTATTGGTTGAAGGTTTGAGAGAGTCTAAATTGAATACTATTAAGTATCCAGACGCAAACTCAACTTTAAGACTTACTTACGGAAAAGTTCGTGCTTTGCCTGCGGACAAACGCAATGATGCCAAAATAAATAACTATACCTCTATGGAAAGTATGGTTAAAAAGTACAAAGCAGGAGACCAGGAATTTGATTTACCGGCTCGTTTACTTGAATTAAATAAAGCAAAAGATTTTGGTCAATATGCTGATAAAGCAGGTTATATGCCAGTAAATTTCCTGACAGATAATGATATTACGGGAGGAAATTCTGGTTCACCGGTTCTTAACGGAAAAGGAGAATTAATCGGAATTGCTTTTGACGGAAATATCGAAGCTATGGCAGGAGACGTTATTTTTGATCCTAAATTGCAAAGAACAATCAACGTGGACATTCGTTATGTACTTTGGTTAATCGATAAATACGCCGGAGCCAAAAATATTATTGATGAATTGACGATTAAAAAATAA
- the hpt gene encoding hypoxanthine phosphoribosyltransferase, whose product MIQLHDKQFVPFISAKEINFALEKMAAQIEDDFFDETPIFIGVLNGSFMVVSDFLKLYKKPCEVSFIKLASYEGTSSTESVKQLIGLNQDLTGRTVVVLEDIIDTGNTLEELKKLFKSQNVKHFKIATLFFKPDAFKKDLKIDYIGIRIPNKFIVGYGLDYDGLGRNLPEVYQLKEE is encoded by the coding sequence GTGATACAACTACACGATAAACAATTTGTTCCGTTTATTTCGGCCAAAGAAATAAACTTTGCCCTAGAAAAAATGGCTGCTCAGATAGAGGACGACTTTTTTGACGAAACTCCTATTTTTATTGGAGTATTAAATGGTTCTTTTATGGTGGTTTCCGATTTTTTGAAGTTATACAAGAAACCCTGTGAAGTATCATTTATCAAATTGGCTTCCTACGAAGGGACTTCCTCAACAGAATCGGTTAAGCAGTTAATAGGTTTAAATCAGGATTTAACCGGGCGTACCGTAGTTGTTCTCGAAGATATCATCGATACGGGAAACACTTTGGAAGAATTGAAAAAATTGTTCAAAAGTCAAAATGTCAAACATTTTAAGATAGCAACATTATTTTTTAAACCTGATGCTTTCAAAAAAGATTTGAAAATTGATTACATAGGTATTCGTATTCCAAACAAATTTATCGTTGGTTATGGATTGGATTACGATGGATTGGGAAGGAATTTACCCGAAGTATATCAGTTGAAGGAAGAATAA
- a CDS encoding UbiA prenyltransferase family protein: MKVLKNILRFYVNSSIHVALSCFALVQITFHVFHIPYDQAMALFVFFGAIVGYNFVKYDALVRVKRKLVRNQLKTIAVLSFVSVLLVGYYFFHLKRITQVVAVVILAITALYTLPFFPNRKNARNWAGVKIYIVSLCWVGATLVLPLINAEIAVTSDFFIKCIQRFILVFVLILVFEIIDLANDDPHLKTVPQTIGVKKTKLLGFLLLIPFWFLEVFISTFNYHDAVINLIMVITLMLFIFFANTNRSKYYTSFWVEAVPIFWWLMVVFL; this comes from the coding sequence ATGAAGGTTTTGAAAAACATTCTCCGGTTCTATGTAAACAGTAGCATTCATGTTGCCTTGTCGTGCTTTGCTTTGGTGCAGATTACGTTTCATGTTTTTCATATTCCGTATGACCAAGCCATGGCATTGTTTGTTTTTTTTGGAGCAATTGTCGGTTATAATTTTGTTAAATACGATGCATTGGTTCGGGTAAAAAGAAAACTGGTCAGGAATCAATTGAAAACTATTGCTGTTTTGAGTTTTGTTTCGGTGCTTTTAGTTGGATATTATTTTTTTCATTTAAAAAGGATTACCCAAGTTGTCGCTGTCGTTATTCTCGCAATAACAGCGCTTTATACTTTGCCCTTTTTTCCAAATAGAAAAAACGCCAGAAATTGGGCAGGAGTAAAAATTTATATCGTATCACTTTGCTGGGTTGGGGCAACTTTGGTTTTACCTTTAATAAATGCCGAAATCGCTGTTACATCAGATTTTTTTATAAAATGCATACAGCGTTTTATTTTGGTTTTTGTACTGATTTTAGTTTTTGAAATAATCGATTTGGCAAATGATGATCCGCATTTAAAAACAGTTCCACAGACAATTGGCGTAAAAAAAACCAAGCTTTTAGGGTTTTTGCTATTAATCCCATTTTGGTTTTTGGAAGTTTTTATATCGACATTTAATTATCATGATGCCGTCATAAACCTTATTATGGTAATAACCCTAATGTTATTTATCTTTTTTGCCAACACAAATCGATCCAAATATTATACTTCTTTTTGGGTCGAAGCTGTGCCTATTTTTTGGTGGCTGATGGTTGTTTTTTTATGA
- a CDS encoding 5-(carboxyamino)imidazole ribonucleotide synthase codes for MNYFSSSFKLGILGGGQLGKMLLFDTRKFDIQTYVLDPSDEAPCKIACNHFVQGDLMDFETVYNFGKKVDVLTFEIELVNLDALEKLENEGKKVYPSPKTLKLIQNKGVQKEFYTKNNIPTAPFEKFENLDNLKSKIQNLKLPFVWKCTEFGYDGNGVKIIRQTADLENLPNVECIAETMVPFKNELAVIVCRNPSGEIKTYPVVEMEFHPEANQVEYVICPARIDEKVAEKARAIALNVSQQFNHVGLLAVEMFQTEDDEILVNEVAPRPHNSGHYSIEASYTSQFENHLRAILDLPLGNTDSKVAGIMVNLVGAEGFSGDVVYENIETILGWNGVTPHIYGKKQTRPFRKMGHVTIVNENMAEARRIAEEVKNTIRVIS; via the coding sequence ATGAATTATTTTTCGTCCTCTTTTAAATTAGGAATCCTCGGTGGCGGGCAATTAGGCAAAATGCTTTTGTTTGACACCCGAAAATTTGACATCCAAACTTATGTTTTAGACCCAAGTGATGAAGCTCCTTGCAAAATCGCCTGCAACCATTTTGTTCAAGGTGATTTGATGGATTTTGAAACCGTATATAATTTTGGTAAAAAAGTTGATGTATTAACTTTTGAAATCGAATTGGTGAATCTCGATGCTTTGGAAAAACTAGAAAACGAAGGAAAAAAAGTTTACCCTTCTCCAAAAACATTGAAACTTATTCAAAACAAAGGAGTTCAAAAAGAATTTTATACCAAGAACAACATTCCGACTGCGCCTTTTGAGAAATTTGAGAATCTCGATAATCTAAAATCTAAAATCCAAAATCTAAAATTACCGTTTGTCTGGAAATGCACCGAATTTGGATACGACGGAAACGGAGTAAAAATCATTCGTCAAACAGCTGATTTGGAAAATTTGCCAAATGTAGAATGTATTGCAGAAACGATGGTGCCTTTCAAAAATGAATTGGCTGTAATTGTTTGCCGCAATCCATCAGGCGAAATCAAAACCTATCCAGTGGTAGAAATGGAATTTCACCCCGAAGCCAATCAGGTGGAATATGTAATTTGTCCAGCGAGAATTGACGAAAAGGTTGCCGAGAAAGCAAGAGCCATTGCACTGAATGTTTCGCAACAGTTCAACCATGTGGGACTTTTGGCGGTGGAGATGTTCCAAACCGAAGATGACGAAATCTTGGTAAACGAAGTAGCGCCGCGTCCTCACAATTCTGGTCATTACAGCATCGAAGCCAGTTATACTTCGCAATTTGAAAACCATTTGCGCGCCATTTTGGATTTGCCTCTTGGAAACACAGACAGCAAAGTTGCTGGAATTATGGTGAATCTTGTAGGAGCCGAAGGATTTTCGGGAGATGTTGTTTACGAAAATATCGAAACCATTTTGGGCTGGAATGGTGTTACTCCGCACATTTACGGAAAAAAACAAACACGCCCTTTCCGAAAAATGGGACACGTGACTATTGTCAATGAAAATATGGCAGAGGCCAGACGTATTGCCGAGGAAGTTAAGAATACGATTAGAGTGATTTCATAA
- the purE gene encoding 5-(carboxyamino)imidazole ribonucleotide mutase has product MSKVAVIMGSISDMPVMQDAIDILKQFSIEVEVDIVSAHRTPEKLFDFSKNAHNRGISVIIAGAGGAAHLPGMVASMSPLPVIGVPVKSSNSIDGWDSVLSILQMPGGVPVATVALNGAKNAGILAAQIIGSADRNVLDSIISYKEGLKEAVYKSSENLNK; this is encoded by the coding sequence ATGAGCAAAGTAGCAGTTATAATGGGAAGTATCTCAGACATGCCGGTCATGCAGGATGCGATAGACATATTAAAACAATTCAGTATAGAAGTTGAAGTCGATATCGTTTCGGCGCACAGAACACCAGAAAAGTTATTTGATTTTAGTAAAAATGCACACAATCGTGGTATTTCGGTAATCATTGCCGGAGCTGGTGGTGCTGCTCATTTGCCGGGAATGGTAGCATCGATGTCGCCTCTTCCTGTAATTGGAGTTCCTGTAAAATCAAGTAACTCTATTGACGGTTGGGATTCGGTATTATCGATTCTTCAAATGCCAGGTGGAGTTCCTGTAGCAACTGTAGCTTTGAACGGTGCTAAAAATGCCGGAATTCTTGCTGCACAAATTATAGGAAGCGCCGACAGAAATGTTTTGGACAGCATTATTTCTTATAAAGAAGGACTCAAAGAAGCAGTTTATAAATCCTCTGAAAATTTGAATAAATAA
- a CDS encoding M3 family metallopeptidase: MNILLQKFDTKLDTAPFSKIKNDDYLPAFQEAILLAKAEIDVIVKNTENPTFKNTIEALSFSGDTLDRISNIFFNLNSAETSDEMQKIAQDVSPLLSEFGNDIRLNADLFARVKSVYDQRESLNLNPEQETLLDKQYKSFSRNGANLPEDKKNKLREIDKELSSLSLKFGENVLAETNAFEMHLTDYNHLAGLPEGTIEAARSLAKAQEKEGWIFTLDHPSYLPFVTYADNRELRKKITIAFGAKGFQNNEFDNQEIVLKIAKLRFERANLLGYKTHAHFVLEERMAESPEKVLSFSNDLLAKAKPAAQKEFAELSAFAKKLDGIEQLEKWDGAYYSEKLKQQLFNLDDEKLKPYFQLEKVLNGAFTIAGKLYGLTFTEVFDIDKYHEEVSTYEVKDKNNELVAVFYADFFPRKGKRNGAWMTSFKSQYVKDGVNERPHISNVCNFTRPTETKPSLLTFNEVTTLFHEFGHGLHGMLANTVYPNLSGTSVYWDFVELPSQIMENWCYEPEALALFAHHYETGEVIPQEYVQKIKESASFLEGMATMRQLSFGLLDMGWHGQDPTNITDIKTFETEHFASTKLYPDVAENAMSTAFSHIFQGGYSSGYYSYKWAEVLDADAFEYFKENGIFNEEIAEKFKENILSKGGTEHPMLLYKRFRGQEPKPDALLKRAGLL; encoded by the coding sequence ATGAATATACTACTTCAAAAATTTGACACGAAGCTAGACACAGCGCCATTTTCTAAAATAAAAAACGATGATTACCTACCCGCTTTTCAAGAAGCAATTCTTTTAGCAAAAGCAGAAATTGACGTAATTGTAAAAAATACAGAAAATCCTACTTTTAAGAACACGATTGAAGCTCTATCTTTTAGCGGAGACACACTTGACAGAATTTCAAATATCTTTTTCAATTTGAACTCGGCAGAAACGAGCGACGAAATGCAAAAAATAGCTCAAGATGTTTCTCCATTGTTATCTGAATTTGGAAATGACATTCGTCTAAATGCCGATTTATTTGCCCGAGTAAAATCGGTTTATGACCAGAGAGAGTCTTTGAATTTGAATCCTGAGCAAGAAACCCTTTTGGATAAACAATACAAAAGTTTTTCTAGAAATGGTGCTAATTTACCAGAAGACAAGAAAAATAAACTGCGTGAAATTGACAAAGAATTATCCTCGTTAAGTCTTAAATTCGGCGAAAATGTTTTGGCCGAAACCAATGCTTTCGAAATGCATCTTACAGACTACAACCATTTGGCCGGTTTGCCTGAAGGAACTATCGAAGCCGCCCGCTCATTAGCGAAAGCGCAAGAAAAAGAAGGCTGGATTTTTACTTTGGACCACCCGAGTTACCTTCCGTTTGTGACTTATGCGGACAACCGTGAATTACGCAAAAAAATTACAATTGCTTTTGGTGCCAAAGGCTTTCAAAATAACGAATTTGACAATCAGGAAATTGTTTTAAAAATCGCCAAACTGCGTTTTGAAAGAGCCAATCTTTTGGGTTACAAAACCCACGCTCACTTTGTCCTTGAAGAACGAATGGCCGAAAGTCCAGAAAAAGTTTTGTCTTTTTCTAATGATTTATTAGCCAAAGCCAAACCAGCTGCTCAAAAGGAATTTGCAGAATTATCGGCTTTCGCCAAAAAACTGGACGGTATCGAACAATTAGAAAAATGGGACGGCGCTTATTATTCAGAAAAACTGAAACAACAATTATTCAATTTGGATGATGAAAAATTGAAGCCTTATTTCCAATTGGAGAAAGTATTAAACGGTGCTTTCACTATTGCAGGAAAACTATACGGATTGACTTTTACCGAAGTTTTTGACATCGACAAATACCACGAAGAAGTTAGCACTTATGAAGTAAAAGACAAAAACAACGAATTGGTTGCAGTTTTCTATGCCGATTTTTTCCCAAGAAAAGGAAAACGAAACGGGGCTTGGATGACATCATTCAAATCACAATATGTAAAAGATGGCGTAAACGAAAGGCCGCACATTTCGAATGTCTGCAACTTTACCAGACCTACAGAAACCAAACCATCGCTTTTGACATTCAACGAAGTAACAACCTTATTTCATGAATTTGGGCATGGATTGCACGGAATGTTGGCCAATACCGTTTACCCAAATCTTTCGGGAACATCTGTTTACTGGGATTTTGTGGAATTACCAAGCCAAATTATGGAAAACTGGTGCTACGAACCGGAAGCCTTGGCTCTGTTTGCACACCATTACGAAACCGGCGAAGTTATTCCCCAAGAATACGTTCAAAAAATCAAAGAGAGCGCCAGTTTCTTGGAAGGAATGGCAACAATGCGTCAATTGAGTTTTGGATTGCTTGACATGGGTTGGCACGGGCAAGACCCAACAAACATTACTGATATAAAAACTTTTGAAACAGAGCATTTCGCTTCTACCAAATTGTATCCTGATGTTGCCGAAAACGCTATGAGTACTGCCTTTTCTCATATTTTTCAAGGCGGATATTCTTCCGGTTATTACAGTTATAAATGGGCCGAAGTTCTCGATGCAGATGCTTTTGAATATTTCAAAGAAAATGGCATTTTCAACGAGGAAATAGCTGAAAAATTCAAAGAAAACATACTTTCCAAAGGTGGAACCGAACATCCTATGTTACTCTACAAACGCTTTAGAGGACAGGAACCAAAACCGGATGCATTGCTGAAAAGAGCGGGGTTATTGTAA
- a CDS encoding hemolysin family protein has protein sequence MSEIALISARKNRLETAAKKGNKSAQTALDLANSPNKFLSTVQIGITLIGILTGIYSGDKITADVEAFVKTFQVLIPFAHSIAVGIVVVILTFFSLVLGELLPKRIGLNHPEGIAKAVAVPMKIISIITAPFIWLLTTSTEFLLDVLQIKPTADGKVTEEEIKAIIKEGTEVGEVQEIEQDIVERVFHIGDRKINSLMTHRKSVILLPLHAGKSTVKDFMLKELHSIYPVYGENHDDIVGVVNLKNIFSHFDNDNFNLAEIMTEAPFMMEQTTAYKALEQFKETGIHYALVSDEYGVFQGVITLNDILEALVGNASDFYKDDFQLIEREDGTWMVDGHYSLHDFLTYFELDDLINDYEVTTVSGLIMTELSRIPKEGEKLIWQKFELEVIDMDGVKIDKVLVKALKV, from the coding sequence ATGTCGGAAATCGCATTGATTTCTGCCAGAAAAAACAGATTGGAAACCGCAGCCAAAAAAGGGAACAAAAGTGCCCAGACGGCTTTGGATTTGGCCAATTCCCCAAATAAGTTTCTGTCAACAGTACAAATCGGAATAACGCTTATCGGGATACTTACAGGTATTTACAGCGGTGACAAAATTACTGCCGATGTAGAGGCTTTTGTAAAAACTTTTCAGGTATTGATTCCGTTTGCACATTCCATCGCTGTTGGTATTGTTGTTGTGATATTGACGTTTTTTTCTTTGGTTTTAGGAGAATTGCTGCCCAAACGAATAGGACTGAACCATCCCGAAGGAATTGCAAAGGCAGTTGCTGTGCCAATGAAAATTATTTCGATAATAACAGCTCCTTTTATTTGGTTGCTAACAACTTCGACCGAATTTTTATTAGACGTTTTGCAAATAAAACCTACCGCTGACGGAAAAGTAACAGAAGAAGAAATTAAAGCCATCATCAAGGAAGGAACCGAGGTTGGAGAAGTTCAGGAAATCGAGCAGGATATCGTTGAGCGTGTTTTTCATATTGGAGACCGAAAAATCAATTCGTTGATGACACACCGAAAGTCGGTTATACTATTGCCTTTACATGCCGGTAAGAGTACGGTAAAGGATTTTATGCTAAAAGAGCTGCATTCTATTTATCCTGTTTATGGCGAAAATCACGATGATATTGTTGGGGTTGTAAATCTGAAAAATATATTCTCGCATTTTGATAACGATAATTTCAATTTGGCGGAGATTATGACCGAAGCCCCTTTCATGATGGAGCAAACCACTGCCTACAAAGCATTGGAACAATTCAAGGAAACAGGGATTCATTATGCGTTGGTTTCGGATGAGTACGGTGTTTTTCAAGGAGTAATTACGTTGAATGATATTCTTGAAGCATTGGTTGGTAACGCATCCGATTTTTATAAAGACGATTTCCAGTTAATAGAAAGAGAGGATGGAACTTGGATGGTAGACGGACATTATTCGTTGCACGATTTCCTTACGTATTTCGAGTTGGATGATTTGATAAATGATTATGAAGTAACCACAGTAAGTGGGTTGATAATGACCGAATTGTCTCGTATTCCAAAAGAAGGAGAAAAGTTGATTTGGCAAAAATTTGAGTTGGAGGTCATCGATATGGATGGCGTGAAGATTGATAAAGTGTTGGTTAAGGCCTTAAAGGTTTAA